The Hymenobacter sp. 5317J-9 genome has a window encoding:
- a CDS encoding DUF885 domain-containing protein, which translates to MGKLAFVLLGAWLLWARPVAAQTPAAGRAANPAGVLLANLFNAYWEDRARLFPLLAMAQGDNRYNDRLPNDQTQAFRQQQQRLYRRYLNDLLNIDRARLSAEDKLSYDIFQYDMRTRLEGLRLNLWMLPFAQFNSVPSMLGQLGGGTGAQPFRTVRDYDNWLARVGRFPAWADSAIVNFRLGMKAAVVLPRVLVLRTVPQLQVYVTTDATKSVFYAPVTRFPADFSAADKARLTAAYREAIQTELVPTYRKLADFLQTEYLPQARTSAGLSDVPGGAELYRYQVHLMTTTDRTPDAIYQTGLAEVKRIRAEMELLKRRVGFRGTLPAFFTYLNTNPRFSPYQTPDEVLNAFRGIQARLSPNLARAFGRVPKSPFEIRQTEAFRAATASAEYNRGTPDGSRPGIFYVPIPDATKFATTSGMESLFLHEAIPGHHYQISLQQENTSLPKFRRFASYPAFSEGWALYCESLGPELGLFKDPYQRIGALGDEMHRALRLVVDVGLHAKGLSPEQAVDYLMANEPISEQEATAEVERYLALPAQALTYKIGALKLQELRARYQKQLGERFDERAFHDEILSGGSMPLSVLERRMDAWAVRQR; encoded by the coding sequence ATGGGCAAGTTGGCGTTTGTATTGCTGGGGGCCTGGCTGCTGTGGGCGCGCCCCGTGGCGGCCCAGACGCCTGCGGCCGGCCGTGCCGCCAACCCCGCCGGGGTGCTGCTGGCCAACCTCTTCAATGCCTATTGGGAAGACCGGGCCCGGCTGTTTCCGCTGCTGGCCATGGCCCAGGGCGACAACCGCTACAACGACCGCCTGCCCAACGACCAGACCCAGGCCTTCCGGCAGCAGCAGCAGCGGCTGTACCGCCGCTACCTCAACGACCTGCTCAACATTGACCGGGCCCGCCTTTCGGCCGAAGACAAGCTCAGCTACGACATCTTTCAGTACGACATGCGCACCCGCCTTGAGGGCTTGCGCCTGAACCTATGGATGCTACCGTTTGCCCAGTTCAACAGCGTGCCCAGCATGCTGGGGCAGCTGGGCGGCGGCACCGGGGCGCAGCCTTTTCGCACCGTGCGCGACTACGACAACTGGCTGGCGCGGGTGGGCCGGTTTCCGGCCTGGGCTGACTCGGCCATCGTCAACTTCCGGCTGGGCATGAAGGCGGCCGTGGTGCTGCCCCGCGTGCTGGTGCTGCGCACGGTACCTCAGCTGCAAGTCTACGTGACCACGGACGCAACCAAAAGCGTATTCTATGCCCCGGTGACGCGGTTTCCGGCCGACTTTTCGGCCGCCGACAAGGCGCGACTAACGGCGGCGTACCGCGAGGCCATCCAAACGGAGCTGGTGCCCACCTATCGCAAGCTGGCCGACTTTCTGCAAACCGAGTATCTGCCCCAGGCCCGCACCAGCGCCGGCCTGAGCGACGTGCCCGGCGGGGCCGAGCTATACCGCTACCAGGTGCACCTGATGACCACCACCGACCGCACGCCCGACGCCATCTACCAAACCGGCCTGGCCGAGGTGAAGCGCATTCGGGCCGAGATGGAGCTACTGAAGCGGCGCGTGGGCTTCCGGGGCACGCTGCCAGCGTTTTTTACTTACCTGAACACCAACCCGCGCTTCAGCCCCTACCAAACCCCCGACGAGGTACTGAATGCCTTTCGCGGTATTCAGGCGCGCCTCTCGCCCAATTTGGCCCGGGCCTTTGGCCGGGTGCCCAAGTCACCGTTTGAGATTCGGCAGACCGAAGCTTTTCGGGCCGCCACGGCGTCGGCCGAGTACAACCGGGGCACGCCCGACGGCTCGCGGCCGGGCATTTTCTACGTGCCCATCCCCGACGCCACCAAGTTTGCCACCACCTCGGGCATGGAGTCGCTGTTTTTGCACGAAGCCATTCCCGGGCACCACTACCAAATTTCCTTGCAGCAGGAAAACACCAGCCTGCCCAAGTTTCGCCGCTTTGCCTCCTACCCCGCGTTCAGCGAGGGCTGGGCGCTGTATTGCGAGAGCCTGGGGCCGGAGCTGGGCCTGTTCAAAGACCCTTACCAACGCATTGGGGCGCTGGGCGACGAGATGCACCGCGCCCTGCGCCTGGTGGTCGACGTGGGCCTGCACGCCAAGGGCTTGAGTCCGGAACAGGCCGTGGACTACCTGATGGCCAACGAGCCCATCTCGGAGCAGGAGGCCACGGCCGAAGTGGAGCGCTACCTGGCCCTGCCCGCCCAGGCCCTGACCTATAAAATAGGCGCCCTGAAGCTGCAGGAGCTGCGCGCCCGCTACCAGAAGCAGCTCGGCGAGCGGTTCGATGAGCGCGCGTTTCACGACGAGATTCTGAGCGGCGGCAGCATGCCCCTCTCGGTGCTGGAACGCCGCATGGACGCCTGGGCCGTGCGCCAGCGCTAG
- a CDS encoding DUF885 domain-containing protein, giving the protein MKKIALAGLMAAALASACNQTKTSETASSGTENAGSAADSTTGLNGLFNAYWEQQSRLDPLSATAYGDNRFNDQLPNNQTRAYRDTLRAFYQGYLTKLQQFDRDKLSDNDKISYDIFAYEMNHGLASLKLNAWMLPANQFYGLPITLGQFGSGQGIQPFKTVKDYDNWLGRVHGFTAWTDSAIANFRVGMRTGVVLPRVLVQRMIPQLQAPDIVVTDPTKSLYYGPIERLPKDFSDADKTRLTEAYKKAILTELVPAYQKLGAFLQTEYLPKARATSGIDAVPGGKEIYAYDVKYETTTDKTPAEIYQTGLSEVARIRKQMEAIKAEVGFKGDLQAFFKYLNEDPKFRPFKRPEEVLAAFENIHQRMLPNLQKMFGRTPKTPFEIRETEKFREASASAEYNQGSPDGSRPGIFYVPIPDATKFATTSGMESLFLHEAIPGHHYQISLQQENTSLPKFRRFGGQNAYVEGWALYCESLGPELGLFKDPYQRMGALGDEMLRAVRLVVDTGLHSRQMTREQAIEYLLANLSTTRDEATSAIERYMAIPGQALGYKIGQLKIRELRAKYEKQLGSKFSLSAFHDELLKDGSMPLAVLETKMDAWAARVK; this is encoded by the coding sequence ATGAAAAAAATTGCCCTTGCCGGCCTCATGGCCGCCGCGCTAGCCTCGGCTTGCAACCAAACCAAAACCAGCGAAACCGCCAGCAGCGGCACCGAAAACGCCGGCTCGGCCGCCGACTCGACCACGGGCTTGAACGGGCTGTTCAACGCCTACTGGGAGCAGCAGTCGCGCCTCGACCCGCTCTCGGCCACGGCCTATGGCGACAACCGCTTCAACGACCAGCTGCCCAACAACCAGACCCGCGCCTACCGCGACACGCTGCGCGCCTTTTACCAAGGCTACCTGACGAAGCTGCAGCAATTTGACCGCGATAAGCTGAGCGACAACGACAAAATCAGCTACGACATTTTTGCCTACGAGATGAACCACGGGCTGGCCAGCCTGAAGCTGAACGCGTGGATGCTGCCAGCCAACCAGTTCTACGGCCTGCCCATCACGCTGGGGCAGTTTGGCTCGGGGCAGGGCATTCAGCCGTTTAAGACGGTGAAGGACTACGACAACTGGCTGGGCCGCGTGCACGGCTTCACAGCCTGGACCGATTCGGCCATTGCCAACTTCCGGGTGGGCATGCGCACCGGCGTGGTGCTGCCCCGGGTGCTGGTGCAGCGCATGATACCGCAGCTGCAGGCGCCCGACATCGTGGTGACCGACCCGACCAAGAGCCTGTACTACGGCCCCATCGAACGGCTGCCCAAGGACTTTTCGGACGCGGACAAAACCCGTCTGACCGAGGCCTACAAAAAGGCCATCCTCACGGAGCTGGTGCCGGCCTACCAGAAGCTGGGCGCTTTCCTCCAGACGGAGTACCTGCCCAAGGCCCGCGCCACCAGCGGCATCGACGCCGTGCCCGGCGGCAAGGAAATCTACGCCTACGACGTGAAGTACGAGACGACGACCGACAAGACACCGGCCGAAATCTACCAGACCGGGCTGAGCGAAGTGGCCCGCATCCGCAAGCAGATGGAGGCCATCAAGGCCGAAGTGGGCTTTAAGGGCGACTTGCAGGCGTTTTTCAAGTACCTCAACGAAGACCCTAAATTCCGACCCTTCAAAAGGCCGGAAGAAGTGCTGGCGGCGTTTGAAAACATTCACCAGCGCATGTTGCCCAATCTGCAGAAGATGTTCGGGCGCACACCCAAAACGCCGTTTGAAATCCGCGAAACCGAGAAGTTCCGCGAAGCGTCGGCGTCGGCCGAGTACAACCAGGGCTCGCCGGACGGCTCGCGGCCGGGCATCTTCTACGTGCCCATTCCCGACGCCACCAAGTTTGCCACCACGTCGGGCATGGAGTCGCTGTTTTTGCACGAGGCCATTCCCGGGCACCACTACCAGATTTCTTTGCAGCAGGAAAACACCAGCCTGCCCAAGTTCCGCCGCTTTGGCGGCCAGAATGCCTACGTAGAGGGCTGGGCGCTGTATTGCGAGAGCCTGGGGCCGGAGCTGGGCCTGTTCAAAGACCCCTACCAGCGCATGGGAGCTCTCGGCGACGAGATGCTGCGCGCCGTGCGCCTGGTGGTGGACACCGGCCTGCACTCCCGCCAGATGACGCGCGAGCAGGCCATTGAGTACCTGCTGGCCAACCTGAGCACTACCCGCGACGAAGCCACTTCGGCCATTGAGCGTTACATGGCCATTCCCGGCCAGGCGCTGGGCTACAAAATTGGCCAGTTGAAAATTCGGGAACTGCGCGCCAAATACGAAAAGCAATTGGGCAGCAAATTCAGTCTCAGCGCCTTCCACGACGAGCTGCTGAAGGACGGCTCGATGCCGCTGGCCGTGCTCGAAACCAAAATGGATGCGTGGGCGGCGCGCGTGAAGTAA
- a CDS encoding T9SS type A sorting domain-containing protein, whose amino-acid sequence MTLLGGSLGASAQTTYYWRGSASNRWNDAGNWNTQTGGGGSTRTNPATNDVLVFDGTINANFPSPLIVTYGNGGNAAFSETIGRMRVVNGANIVIAGPTNGNDGSIINVAGGTASPNADDFFVEGGSSITFAASGQTANRFLHIKIGTGKKGLVTGNIAFDCGNVSRLLATDAAGLTFSGSGSTTTVANLTGNPFGTTGANTVVGSSGSQLADFSDVVPAGSVRYVNGANFKQRSGIAPFGTGTTAVTTFASGTKYIYYSGTFSDVGQTYGNLEFAGTVTTTVAGSQRLTIANDLTATSGTANLNVTGTGATGGVFIGGDLKAFGGVLNFVPATASELTVLGSALLTSNVSYTPTVSGNVLLNDAVIVTSSGALTFNGAASNVKFGANVSNDGALSFSQGAASTVTFAGTSAQAIQGSASMAFGNNTLFEINNTAGLTVGRAFTVRRGLVLTAGLIYTDRAAGTLLTLASGATVTGGSNASHVSGYLARQAPATVVAGAPLSLLYPVGKNNIYRPFTLNVNTQNSSSTVNYIGEIMDTAPAQVVSAPLDHVSFKRYVRLAPDVALGSFSGTVTLSFAADDFVTDPALASFVMAKSDAPTGPWSSIGRSANSGSASNGSLTSASFITFGTNSNFSLASTVASVGFPGTNPLPVQLTRFAASTKGNGIALDWATAMEKNSAYFEVQRSTDSETFRAIEKVQALGTSTTTHTYTTLDRAPLAGLNYYRLRQVDADGKESYSSVVSARWSAVAAVELYPNPSSDKVYLNGLDGTVRFRVLNEMGKTLMTGETTGAAGVSVQALPAGMYLLELVTEGGRTVQRFARQ is encoded by the coding sequence GTGACTCTGCTTGGCGGGTCGCTCGGCGCGTCAGCCCAAACCACCTACTACTGGAGGGGCTCGGCCAGCAACAGATGGAACGATGCTGGCAACTGGAACACCCAGACTGGCGGCGGCGGCTCGACCCGCACCAACCCAGCCACCAACGACGTGCTGGTATTTGATGGCACCATCAACGCCAACTTTCCGAGTCCCCTCATCGTGACCTACGGCAACGGAGGTAACGCTGCGTTCAGCGAAACGATTGGACGGATGCGCGTCGTGAACGGAGCCAACATCGTGATTGCCGGCCCCACCAACGGCAACGACGGCAGCATCATCAACGTGGCCGGGGGCACGGCGTCGCCGAACGCCGACGACTTTTTTGTGGAGGGCGGCTCCAGCATCACGTTCGCGGCGTCGGGCCAAACCGCCAACCGTTTCCTGCACATCAAAATCGGCACGGGCAAGAAAGGCCTGGTGACGGGCAATATCGCGTTTGACTGCGGCAACGTGTCGCGCCTGCTGGCCACCGATGCAGCAGGCTTGACGTTTTCGGGCAGCGGCTCCACCACCACCGTTGCCAACCTGACGGGAAACCCCTTCGGTACAACGGGTGCCAACACGGTAGTAGGTTCCAGTGGCTCCCAACTTGCTGACTTTTCCGACGTGGTGCCGGCTGGCTCGGTGCGGTACGTCAACGGCGCCAACTTCAAACAGCGCAGCGGCATTGCCCCCTTCGGCACGGGCACCACGGCGGTCACCACCTTTGCATCGGGCACCAAGTACATTTATTACAGCGGCACGTTCTCGGACGTGGGCCAAACCTACGGCAACCTGGAATTTGCCGGCACCGTGACGACCACGGTAGCGGGCAGCCAGCGCCTGACCATTGCCAACGACCTCACCGCCACCTCGGGCACCGCCAACCTGAACGTGACGGGAACCGGCGCCACGGGCGGCGTCTTCATTGGCGGCGACCTCAAGGCATTTGGCGGCGTCCTGAATTTCGTTCCGGCCACGGCCAGCGAACTAACCGTGCTGGGCAGCGCCCTGCTGACCAGCAACGTATCCTACACGCCGACTGTTTCGGGCAACGTACTGCTCAACGACGCGGTGATTGTCACGAGTTCGGGCGCTCTTACTTTTAACGGGGCCGCCAGCAACGTGAAATTTGGCGCCAATGTGAGCAACGACGGGGCACTCAGCTTTTCGCAGGGTGCCGCCAGCACGGTGACCTTCGCCGGCACCTCAGCTCAGGCCATCCAGGGCTCGGCCTCGATGGCCTTTGGCAACAACACCCTGTTCGAAATCAACAACACGGCGGGCTTAACCGTGGGCCGGGCCTTCACCGTGCGGCGCGGCCTGGTGCTGACGGCGGGCTTGATTTACACCGACCGCGCCGCGGGCACCCTGCTTACCCTGGCCAGCGGCGCCACCGTGACCGGGGGCAGCAACGCCAGCCACGTGAGCGGCTACCTGGCCCGCCAGGCGCCAGCTACCGTGGTGGCCGGTGCGCCCCTCAGCCTGCTGTATCCGGTGGGCAAAAACAACATTTATCGTCCTTTCACGCTCAACGTCAACACGCAGAACAGCAGCAGCACGGTGAACTACATTGGCGAAATCATGGACACGGCACCGGCTCAAGTCGTGTCGGCGCCCTTGGACCACGTGTCGTTTAAGCGCTACGTGCGCCTGGCCCCCGACGTGGCGCTGGGCAGCTTTTCGGGCACCGTCACGCTGAGCTTTGCGGCGGATGACTTCGTGACCGACCCCGCTCTCGCCAGCTTTGTGATGGCCAAAAGCGACGCCCCCACCGGTCCGTGGAGCAGCATCGGACGCAGCGCCAACAGCGGCAGCGCCAGCAATGGCTCGCTCACGTCGGCCAGCTTCATTACGTTCGGCACCAACAGCAACTTCTCGCTGGCCAGCACCGTGGCTTCGGTGGGCTTCCCCGGCACCAACCCGCTGCCCGTGCAGCTGACCCGCTTTGCCGCCAGCACCAAGGGCAACGGCATTGCCCTGGACTGGGCCACGGCAATGGAGAAAAACAGCGCTTACTTTGAAGTGCAGCGCAGCACCGACAGCGAAACCTTCCGCGCCATCGAGAAAGTGCAGGCGCTGGGCACCAGCACCACCACGCACACCTACACCACGCTGGACCGCGCTCCCCTGGCCGGCCTCAACTACTACCGCCTGCGCCAGGTAGACGCCGACGGCAAGGAGTCGTACTCGTCCGTAGTGTCGGCTCGCTGGAGCGCCGTTGCGGCCGTGGAGTTGTACCCCAACCCCAGCAGCGACAAAGTATACCTGAACGGCCTGGACGGCACGGTGCGCTTCCGCGTGCTGAACGAGATGGGTAAAACGCTGATGACGGGCGAAACCACCGGCGCCGCGGGCGTGAGCGTGCAGGCCCTGCCGGCCGGCATGTACCTGCTGGAGCTCGTGACCGAAGGTGGCCGCACGGTGCAGCGCTTCGCGCGCCAGTAA
- a CDS encoding glycoside hydrolase family 3 N-terminal domain-containing protein encodes MRLPTLIPFLLLLACPLLGQAQARSGAAKPRQAARPQPKAAKTKAALAKKTKGKPAAAPGAKSPAFTRYLHSPWVDSLMRALTPDQRAAQLFMVAAYSNRRRIDEDSISTLIRQYGIGGLIFFQGGPGRQARLLNRYQSQSRVPLLVAMDGEWGVGMRLDSVVKFPYQMSLGGETDTTLLYDMGREVAQQFKRLGMHVNFAPVVDVNNNPANPVIGFRSWGENPAAVARDGRQYMRGMQDAGILAVAKHFPGHGDVDADSHLALPTVRVDRRRLDSLELPPFRSLMAGGLGGVMVAHLNVPALDTVPGPSTLSRPIINDLLRDEMGFKGLVFTDAMNMRGVISMFEPGEADVRALIAGNDILEFSKNIPLALRMVRAAVDSGRLTQQEIDVHCRRVLALKQWAGLNHYRPIDTRNLYQDLNAPHAQYLSHRLTELSITLLRNQKNLLPLQRLDTLRIATLVLGGSPRDTTEFQRAVADYAPAAHFHASATPTLDEMIKLRAALKSYNVVLVGLQSLGRLPATSFGITPETNLLLRELVDQKQTLVLSVFGSAYAVAKVRDLDRAAAVIMAYQESDNAQSLAAQAIFGGIGAAGKLPVTVSDRYPRGFGLRTAAGFRLRYANPEDENMDPRLEARVDSLVGRALAAQAFPGAQVLIARRGTVVLRKSYGNQTYAGFGDAVVEAKKKKKDEPATAKAVSVPRPVRNDDLYDLASMTKLMAATPALMKLQGAGKFSPDSTMGNYFGFLRGTNKADLKMRDVLAHQASLKAWIPFWQELRKKNGEMRRRYFRPDSSARFPLPAAQGLWARKNLPARIYKEIGESPLNEKPGYVYSDLSFILYPELVKARTGQTFDAFLQKEIYRPLGATTLGFRPTNRFPLARIVPTEVDSAFRRQLLHGTVHDEGAALLGGLSGHAGLFGDANDVAKLAQTYAWGGRYGGQQVFGRDVMTEWTRCQFCPDNRRALAFDRPAANPTVNSAKSASQRSYGHTGFTGTYFWVEPEKDLVVILLTNRVHPTRRNNKLTELSVRSSLLQLAIEAVQK; translated from the coding sequence TTGCGTCTTCCCACCCTTATTCCGTTCCTGCTGTTGTTGGCGTGCCCGCTGCTGGGCCAAGCTCAAGCGCGCTCCGGCGCTGCCAAGCCCCGACAAGCCGCCCGGCCGCAGCCCAAGGCCGCCAAAACCAAAGCTGCGCTCGCTAAAAAAACCAAAGGCAAGCCTGCGGCCGCGCCCGGCGCTAAAAGCCCCGCTTTCACCCGCTACCTGCACTCGCCGTGGGTCGATAGCCTGATGCGGGCCCTCACGCCCGACCAGCGTGCGGCCCAACTCTTCATGGTGGCCGCCTACTCCAACCGTCGCCGCATCGACGAAGACTCCATTTCCACTCTTATCAGGCAGTACGGCATCGGGGGGCTGATATTCTTTCAGGGCGGCCCGGGCCGGCAGGCGCGCCTGCTCAACCGCTACCAGAGCCAGAGCCGCGTGCCGCTGCTGGTGGCCATGGACGGCGAATGGGGCGTGGGCATGCGCCTCGACAGCGTGGTGAAATTCCCGTACCAGATGAGCCTGGGCGGCGAAACCGATACCACGCTGCTGTATGACATGGGCCGCGAGGTGGCGCAGCAGTTCAAGCGGCTGGGCATGCACGTCAACTTCGCGCCGGTGGTCGACGTGAATAACAACCCCGCCAACCCCGTCATCGGCTTTCGGAGCTGGGGCGAAAACCCGGCCGCCGTGGCCCGCGACGGCCGCCAATACATGCGCGGCATGCAGGACGCCGGCATTCTGGCCGTGGCCAAGCACTTTCCTGGCCACGGCGACGTGGACGCCGATTCGCACCTGGCCCTGCCCACGGTGCGCGTCGACCGGCGCCGACTCGACTCGCTGGAACTGCCGCCCTTCCGCAGCCTCATGGCCGGCGGGCTGGGCGGCGTGATGGTGGCCCACCTCAACGTGCCGGCCCTGGACACGGTGCCGGGCCCCAGCACGTTGTCGCGGCCCATCATCAACGACCTGCTGCGCGATGAGATGGGCTTTAAAGGCCTGGTTTTCACCGATGCCATGAACATGCGCGGCGTCATCAGCATGTTTGAGCCGGGCGAGGCCGACGTACGCGCCCTCATTGCCGGCAACGACATTCTGGAGTTCAGCAAGAACATTCCGTTGGCCCTGCGCATGGTGCGCGCCGCCGTGGACAGCGGCCGCCTCACCCAGCAGGAAATCGACGTGCACTGCCGCCGCGTGCTGGCCCTCAAGCAGTGGGCCGGCCTGAACCACTACCGGCCCATCGATACCCGCAACCTCTACCAAGACCTCAACGCGCCGCACGCGCAGTACCTCAGCCACCGCCTTACCGAGCTGAGCATCACGCTGCTGCGCAACCAGAAGAACCTGCTGCCCCTGCAGCGCCTCGACACGTTGCGCATTGCCACGCTGGTGCTGGGCGGCTCTCCGCGCGATACCACGGAGTTTCAGCGGGCCGTGGCCGACTATGCTCCCGCGGCGCATTTCCACGCCTCGGCCACGCCCACGCTGGACGAAATGATAAAGCTGCGCGCCGCCCTCAAATCCTACAACGTGGTGCTGGTGGGCCTGCAAAGCCTGGGCCGCCTGCCGGCCACCAGCTTCGGCATCACGCCCGAAACCAACCTGCTGCTGCGCGAGCTGGTGGACCAGAAGCAAACGCTGGTGCTCAGCGTGTTTGGCTCGGCCTATGCCGTGGCCAAGGTGCGCGACCTGGACCGCGCCGCGGCCGTCATCATGGCCTATCAGGAGAGCGATAATGCCCAGAGCTTGGCCGCGCAGGCTATTTTTGGCGGCATCGGGGCCGCCGGCAAGCTGCCCGTGACGGTGAGCGACCGGTACCCGCGTGGCTTCGGGCTGCGCACGGCCGCGGGCTTCCGCCTGCGCTACGCTAACCCCGAGGACGAAAACATGGACCCGCGCCTCGAAGCCCGCGTCGACAGCCTGGTGGGCCGGGCCCTGGCGGCGCAGGCGTTTCCGGGCGCGCAGGTGCTCATTGCCCGCCGGGGCACCGTGGTGCTACGCAAAAGCTATGGTAACCAGACGTATGCGGGCTTCGGTGATGCAGTAGTTGAGGCTAAAAAGAAAAAGAAAGACGAGCCCGCGACGGCTAAAGCGGTGAGCGTGCCGCGCCCCGTGCGCAACGACGACCTCTACGACCTGGCCTCAATGACCAAGCTCATGGCCGCCACGCCGGCGCTGATGAAGCTGCAGGGCGCGGGCAAATTCAGCCCCGACAGCACCATGGGCAACTACTTTGGCTTCCTGCGCGGCACCAATAAGGCCGACCTGAAGATGCGTGACGTGCTGGCCCACCAGGCCAGCCTCAAAGCCTGGATTCCGTTTTGGCAGGAATTGCGGAAGAAAAACGGCGAAATGCGCCGCCGCTATTTCCGGCCGGATTCGTCGGCGCGGTTTCCGCTGCCAGCGGCGCAGGGTTTGTGGGCGCGCAAGAATTTGCCAGCCCGAATCTATAAGGAGATAGGGGAGTCGCCGCTGAACGAGAAACCCGGCTACGTGTATTCGGACCTGTCCTTCATCTTGTACCCGGAGCTGGTGAAGGCCCGGACGGGGCAGACGTTTGACGCCTTTCTGCAGAAAGAAATATACCGTCCGCTGGGCGCCACTACGTTGGGTTTCCGGCCTACCAACCGCTTCCCGCTGGCTCGCATCGTGCCCACGGAGGTGGATTCGGCCTTCCGGCGCCAGCTGCTGCACGGCACCGTGCACGACGAAGGCGCGGCCCTGCTGGGCGGCCTTTCGGGCCACGCCGGCCTGTTCGGCGATGCCAACGACGTGGCCAAGCTCGCCCAGACCTACGCCTGGGGCGGGCGCTACGGCGGCCAGCAGGTGTTCGGCAGAGACGTCATGACCGAGTGGACCCGCTGCCAGTTCTGCCCCGACAACCGCCGCGCCCTGGCCTTTGACCGCCCGGCGGCCAACCCCACGGTGAACTCGGCCAAAAGCGCTTCGCAGCGCAGCTACGGGCACACCGGCTTCACGGGCACCTACTTCTGGGTCGAGCCCGAGAAAGACCTGGTGGTCATCCTGCTCACCAACCGCGTGCACCCCACGCGCCGCAACAACAAGCTGACTGAACTGAGCGTGCGCTCCTCGCTGCTGCAGCTGGCCATCGAGGCGGTGCAGAAGTAG
- a CDS encoding 3-(methylthio)propionyl-CoA ligase has translation MLGLMMAQPLRVATIIEHAAKWHADTEIVSRLPEGGIHRYTYAAANARSKQLANALLRLGIENGDRVGTLAWNTHRHFELYYGVAGIGAVCHTINPRLFPEQLVYIINHAEDRLLFFDLTFLPLVARLASVCPTVEKWVLMAGPEHLPAHSELPGLCSYEDLLAAETADYEWPSFDENTACSLCYTSGTTDQPKGVLYSHRSTLLHALGISLPDALGCSALDVIMPVVPMFHVNAWGLPYAAPLNGAKLVLPGAGMDSASLFELMENESVTFSAGVPTIWLALLQFMREGQRQFSTLRRTVVGGSSCPPALMKAFENELHVTITHAWGMTETSPLGTASRLQAQQQTLSDEEKDALLATQGRAVFGVDMKIVGDDGQELPHDGVAFGDLLVRGPWVVRDYFRSHTPGELTADGWFRTGDVATIDPDGFMHITDRSKDVIKSGGEWISSIDLENLAVAHPAVAEAAVIGVPSAKWSERPLLVVVRRPGMDVSAQELLDFFKGKVARFCEPDAVEFVDQLPHTATGKILKTQLRKDFAEYSVE, from the coding sequence ATGCTAGGACTGATGATGGCCCAGCCACTGCGCGTGGCCACAATTATCGAGCACGCCGCCAAGTGGCACGCCGATACCGAAATCGTGTCGCGCCTGCCCGAAGGGGGCATCCACCGCTATACCTACGCCGCGGCCAACGCCCGTAGCAAGCAGCTGGCCAATGCCCTGCTCAGGCTGGGCATCGAGAACGGCGACCGGGTGGGCACCCTGGCCTGGAACACGCACCGCCATTTCGAGCTCTACTACGGCGTGGCCGGCATCGGGGCGGTGTGCCACACCATCAATCCGCGGCTGTTTCCGGAGCAGCTCGTCTACATCATCAATCACGCCGAAGACCGGCTGCTGTTCTTCGACCTCACCTTTCTGCCCCTGGTGGCGCGGCTGGCGTCCGTGTGTCCGACGGTGGAAAAGTGGGTGCTGATGGCCGGCCCCGAGCACCTGCCGGCCCATTCCGAGCTGCCCGGCCTGTGCAGCTACGAAGACCTGCTGGCCGCCGAGACGGCCGACTACGAGTGGCCCAGCTTCGACGAAAACACGGCCTGCTCGCTGTGCTACACCTCCGGCACCACCGACCAGCCCAAGGGCGTGCTCTATTCACACCGCTCCACGCTGCTGCACGCGCTGGGCATCTCGCTGCCCGATGCGCTGGGCTGCTCGGCCCTCGACGTGATAATGCCCGTGGTGCCCATGTTCCATGTCAACGCCTGGGGCTTGCCCTACGCGGCCCCGCTCAACGGCGCCAAGCTGGTGCTGCCCGGCGCCGGCATGGACAGCGCCAGCCTGTTTGAGCTGATGGAAAATGAGAGCGTCACCTTCTCGGCCGGCGTGCCCACCATCTGGCTGGCCCTGCTGCAGTTCATGCGCGAAGGGCAGCGGCAGTTCAGCACTCTGCGGCGCACGGTGGTGGGCGGCTCGTCGTGCCCGCCGGCCTTGATGAAAGCGTTTGAAAACGAGCTGCACGTCACCATCACCCACGCCTGGGGCATGACTGAAACCAGCCCCTTGGGCACCGCCAGCCGCCTGCAGGCCCAGCAGCAGACGCTGAGCGACGAAGAAAAAGACGCCCTGCTGGCCACCCAGGGCCGGGCCGTGTTCGGCGTCGACATGAAGATAGTGGGCGACGACGGCCAGGAGCTGCCGCACGACGGCGTGGCCTTCGGCGACCTGCTGGTGCGGGGGCCTTGGGTAGTGCGCGACTACTTCCGCAGCCACACGCCCGGCGAGCTCACCGCCGACGGCTGGTTCCGCACCGGCGACGTGGCCACCATCGACCCCGACGGCTTCATGCACATCACCGACCGCTCGAAAGACGTCATCAAGTCGGGCGGCGAGTGGATTTCCAGCATCGACCTCGAAAACCTGGCCGTGGCCCACCCCGCCGTGGCCGAAGCTGCCGTCATCGGGGTGCCCAGCGCCAAGTGGAGCGAGCGTCCGCTGCTGGTAGTAGTCCGTCGGCCCGGCATGGATGTTTCAGCGCAGGAACTGCTTGATTTTTTTAAAGGCAAAGTGGCCAGGTTCTGCGAGCCCGACGCCGTGGAATTTGTGGACCAGCTGCCGCACACCGCCACCGGCAAAATTCTCAAAACGCAGCTGCGCAAGGACTTCGCTGAGTACTCGGTGGAGTAG